Proteins from a genomic interval of Streptomyces sp. NBC_01445:
- a CDS encoding ABC transporter permease produces the protein MTTAIVPDAQAGPSSTAPGAPPTASRRIMGVLLHDRGAMLSAGFIALMVLMAVCAPLISTVTGHGPTSFDTAAIDVDSGGLPKGSFGGVSADHLFGVEPQNGRDLLARIAYGARVSFSIAVSATVLTTLLGVVFGMVAGFYGGWVDQVISRVMDFLMAFPALIFMIAILSSLPTGNKSVLLVAVISFFGWPYLARVVRGQTLTLLGRDFVEAARASGASKRALVFKEILPNLRSSLIVMTTLAVPGYIGTEAGLSFLGVGVSPPTASWGQMISSSVHWYAVDPLYFVIPGLFLFLTVLSLTVLGDRVRAATDAGEAA, from the coding sequence ATGACGACTGCCATCGTGCCCGACGCGCAGGCCGGTCCATCGTCGACCGCGCCCGGCGCGCCCCCGACGGCGAGCCGGCGGATCATGGGGGTCCTGCTCCACGACCGCGGCGCCATGCTCAGCGCCGGGTTCATCGCCCTGATGGTGCTGATGGCGGTCTGCGCGCCGCTCATCAGCACCGTCACGGGCCACGGCCCGACGTCGTTCGACACCGCGGCCATCGACGTCGACTCCGGCGGCCTGCCCAAGGGGTCGTTCGGCGGTGTCAGCGCCGACCACCTCTTCGGCGTCGAGCCGCAGAACGGCCGCGACCTCCTGGCGCGGATCGCGTACGGCGCGCGCGTCTCGTTCAGCATCGCCGTCTCGGCGACCGTGCTCACCACACTGCTCGGGGTGGTGTTCGGCATGGTCGCCGGCTTCTACGGCGGCTGGGTCGACCAGGTGATCTCCCGGGTCATGGACTTCCTCATGGCCTTCCCGGCCCTGATCTTCATGATCGCGATCCTGTCGTCGCTGCCCACGGGCAACAAGTCGGTGCTGCTGGTCGCCGTGATCAGCTTCTTCGGCTGGCCCTATCTAGCCCGGGTGGTGCGCGGCCAGACTCTGACCCTGCTGGGCCGCGACTTCGTCGAGGCCGCCCGCGCCTCGGGCGCCTCGAAGCGCGCCCTGGTGTTCAAGGAGATCCTGCCCAACCTGCGCAGCTCGCTGATCGTGATGACCACCCTCGCCGTGCCCGGCTATATCGGCACCGAGGCCGGGCTGTCCTTCCTGGGCGTGGGCGTCAGCCCGCCGACCGCCTCCTGGGGCCAGATGATCTCCAGCTCGGTGCACTGGTACGCCGTGGACCCCCTGTACTTCGTGATCCCCGGCCTGTTCCTCTTCCTGACCGTGCTGTCCCTTACCGTGCTCGGCGACCGTGTCCGGGCCGCCACCGATGCAGGGGAGGCCGCCTGA
- a CDS encoding ABC transporter substrate-binding protein: MRRTTAALGAALACTLLASCSGEGGQSAADAGGGASKGPATGGTVHVLANADFSHLDPSAGWDGGVNNFYRLIYRGLTTFGAGTGAQGVKVHPDLATDLGTPSDNAKTWKFTLKDGLKFEDGTPIDSEAVKFGIERAWDPDGVGSPYPKELIKAPASYKGPYKSGDLDSIETPDAKTVVFHLKKSFPDFPSALTMPNFTPFPKGTGAKHAFDTKPISSGPYKVASYKHGASLKLVRNAKWKRSTDKIRAAKPDAFEWTFGLDAATMDERMLAGQGKDVDAITPSIQASTLSRIKTPELKSRTLSGYGGCTTYMGMNTTKKYLKDVRVRQAIEYAIDKKTVVAALGGKQLATAGTAIQPPTMLGRSEYDPYPRNVAKAKKLLAEAGVSKGFSLTLDNRPDAKSTAEAVAIQEALKPLGIKIEINNIDTSTYYEVIGSTAKQHDLAITGWCPDWASGATFLPPLFDGRRITPTANANLAQIDNKAINKRIDEIAAMQDVDAANQAYGELDKQIMAQAPIVPLAYEKVTMVPGSNIAGAYQSAAFSGGIDLVSIGLKDPGK, encoded by the coding sequence ATGAGGAGAACCACGGCTGCCCTCGGCGCCGCGCTTGCCTGCACGCTGCTCGCATCCTGTTCCGGGGAGGGCGGCCAGTCGGCCGCCGACGCCGGCGGTGGCGCATCGAAGGGCCCGGCCACGGGCGGCACCGTCCATGTCCTGGCCAACGCCGACTTCTCCCACCTGGACCCGAGCGCCGGGTGGGACGGCGGCGTCAACAACTTCTACCGGCTCATCTACCGCGGCCTGACCACGTTCGGCGCCGGTACCGGCGCCCAGGGCGTGAAGGTCCACCCGGACCTGGCGACCGACCTCGGTACGCCGTCCGATAACGCGAAGACCTGGAAGTTCACCCTCAAGGACGGTCTGAAGTTCGAGGACGGCACGCCGATCGACAGCGAGGCCGTGAAGTTCGGCATCGAGCGCGCCTGGGACCCCGACGGCGTGGGCTCGCCCTACCCGAAGGAACTCATCAAGGCGCCGGCCAGCTACAAGGGCCCGTACAAGTCCGGTGACCTCGACTCGATCGAGACTCCCGACGCCAAGACCGTCGTCTTCCATCTGAAGAAGTCCTTCCCCGACTTCCCCAGCGCGCTGACCATGCCCAACTTCACGCCGTTCCCGAAGGGCACGGGCGCGAAGCATGCGTTCGACACCAAGCCGATCTCCTCCGGCCCGTACAAGGTGGCGAGCTACAAGCACGGCGCGTCGCTCAAGCTGGTCCGCAACGCGAAGTGGAAGCGGTCGACCGACAAGATCCGCGCGGCCAAGCCGGACGCCTTCGAGTGGACCTTCGGCCTTGACGCCGCGACCATGGACGAGCGCATGCTCGCCGGGCAGGGCAAGGACGTCGACGCCATCACCCCCAGCATCCAGGCCTCGACGCTGTCGCGGATCAAGACGCCGGAGCTGAAGTCGCGCACACTCTCCGGGTACGGCGGCTGCACCACGTACATGGGGATGAACACGACCAAGAAGTACCTCAAGGACGTGCGGGTTCGTCAGGCCATCGAGTACGCGATCGACAAGAAGACGGTCGTCGCCGCGCTCGGCGGCAAGCAGCTTGCCACCGCGGGGACCGCGATCCAGCCGCCGACCATGCTCGGCCGCAGCGAGTACGATCCCTACCCGCGCAACGTGGCGAAGGCGAAGAAGCTGCTCGCCGAGGCGGGGGTGTCGAAGGGTTTCAGCCTCACCCTGGACAACCGCCCGGACGCCAAGTCGACGGCGGAGGCGGTCGCGATCCAGGAGGCCCTCAAGCCGCTGGGCATCAAGATAGAGATCAACAACATTGACACCTCGACGTACTACGAGGTGATCGGCTCCACGGCCAAGCAGCACGACCTCGCCATCACTGGCTGGTGCCCCGACTGGGCGTCGGGCGCGACCTTCCTGCCGCCGCTGTTCGACGGCCGCCGGATCACCCCCACCGCGAACGCCAACCTGGCTCAGATCGACAACAAGGCGATCAACAAGCGCATCGACGAGATCGCGGCCATGCAGGACGTGGACGCCGCCAACCAGGCGTACGGCGAGCTGGACAAGCAGATCATGGCCCAGGCGCCGATCGTCCCCCTCGCCTACGAGAAGGTCACCATGGTCCCCGGCTCCAACATCGCGGGCGCCTACCAGAGCGCGGCGTTCAGCGGCGGCATCGACCTCGTGTCGATCGGCCTCAAGGACCCGGGAAAGTAG
- a CDS encoding glycoside hydrolase family 127 protein: MGAVSPLSSTRITGGLLREWQDRNRHATIPHTVEQLRAAGNLDNLSRLLSAEPPAYRGRYPFLDTDLYKTLEGLAYEIGEGEVDAGVQEFFDEVVGLLERVQGEDGYLNSFFQDPEAAKKPWQDLAWGHELYNLGHLIQAAVAAHRRMGDARLLAVARKFADLAVRRFGEESEGGKEGVCGHPEVEMALVELYRETGERAYLTQARLFVDRRGHGHLRHSVFPPDYFQDHLPFRDLPTVTGHAVRMGYLAAGATDVFLETQDRTLFETLDKLWDDMVATKLYLTGGLGSRHSDEAIGDRYELPSERAYTETCAAIAVMQWAWRMFVATGSAKYLDVFERVLFNAYAVGLSADGQAFFYDNPLQRRPDHEQRSGAETGGEALRRSWFGCPCCPPNIVRWMAQLGDYVAAERPDELVIALFTEGRIETDAVAVSVETAYPWDGDVRLTVERAPGRRYAIRLHIPAWARDVTLDGETVTAEDGWLTVEREWSAGDTLRLHLPMPVRGHASHPYLDATRGAVAVARGPLVYCVEQQDSPAPVDDLVLPVDRLADAELAALPDGLPGQVAVRLTADVAPVPPAELYPEITGEPVAAEPAGTAQVTLVPYFLWGNRRPEAMRVWVRAQ, translated from the coding sequence ATGGGTGCTGTCTCGCCGCTTTCCTCTACCCGCATCACGGGCGGTCTGCTCCGGGAGTGGCAGGACCGGAACCGGCACGCGACGATCCCGCACACCGTCGAGCAACTGCGCGCCGCCGGCAACCTCGACAACCTGAGCCGACTCCTCAGCGCCGAACCTCCCGCCTACCGCGGCCGTTACCCGTTCCTCGACACCGATCTGTACAAGACGCTCGAAGGTCTGGCGTACGAGATCGGCGAGGGCGAAGTGGACGCCGGCGTACAGGAGTTCTTCGACGAGGTCGTCGGGCTCCTCGAACGGGTGCAGGGCGAGGATGGCTACCTGAACTCCTTCTTCCAGGACCCGGAGGCGGCCAAGAAGCCCTGGCAGGATTTGGCTTGGGGGCACGAGCTCTACAACCTCGGCCATCTGATCCAGGCCGCCGTCGCGGCCCACCGCAGGATGGGCGACGCCCGACTCCTCGCCGTGGCCAGAAAGTTCGCCGACCTGGCCGTCCGGCGCTTCGGCGAAGAGAGCGAAGGGGGCAAGGAGGGCGTCTGCGGGCATCCCGAGGTGGAGATGGCCCTGGTCGAGCTGTACCGGGAGACCGGTGAGCGTGCCTATCTGACCCAGGCCCGCCTGTTCGTGGACCGCCGCGGGCACGGACACCTGCGGCACAGCGTCTTCCCGCCCGACTACTTCCAGGACCATCTGCCCTTCCGTGACCTCCCGACGGTCACCGGGCACGCGGTGCGCATGGGGTACCTGGCCGCCGGTGCGACCGACGTTTTTTTGGAGACGCAGGACCGAACCCTGTTCGAGACCCTGGACAAGCTCTGGGACGACATGGTCGCCACCAAGCTGTACCTCACGGGCGGGCTCGGCAGCCGGCACTCCGACGAGGCCATCGGTGACCGGTACGAGCTGCCGTCCGAGCGCGCGTACACCGAGACCTGCGCCGCCATCGCTGTCATGCAGTGGGCCTGGCGCATGTTCGTGGCCACGGGCAGCGCGAAGTACCTCGACGTCTTCGAGCGCGTGCTCTTCAACGCCTACGCCGTGGGGCTCTCGGCCGACGGACAGGCCTTCTTCTACGACAACCCGCTCCAGCGGCGCCCCGACCACGAGCAGCGCAGCGGCGCCGAGACCGGCGGCGAGGCGCTGCGCCGCTCCTGGTTCGGCTGCCCCTGCTGCCCGCCCAACATCGTCCGGTGGATGGCACAGCTCGGCGACTACGTGGCCGCCGAGCGCCCGGACGAACTGGTCATCGCCCTGTTCACCGAGGGCCGCATCGAGACGGACGCCGTCGCGGTGAGCGTCGAGACGGCGTATCCGTGGGACGGCGACGTGCGCCTCACCGTCGAACGCGCGCCCGGCCGCCGGTATGCGATCCGCCTGCACATCCCCGCGTGGGCCCGGGACGTCACGCTGGACGGCGAGACCGTCACGGCCGAGGACGGCTGGCTGACCGTCGAGCGGGAGTGGTCGGCGGGAGACACGCTGCGCCTGCACCTGCCGATGCCGGTACGCGGCCACGCCTCGCACCCTTACCTGGACGCGACCCGGGGCGCCGTCGCCGTCGCCCGCGGGCCGCTCGTCTACTGCGTCGAGCAGCAGGACTCCCCCGCCCCGGTCGACGATCTCGTCCTCCCGGTCGACCGTCTGGCCGACGCCGAACTCGCGGCGTTGCCCGACGGCCTGCCCGGACAGGTTGCCGTGCGTCTGACGGCGGATGTCGCGCCGGTGCCGCCGGCCGAGCTCTATCCGGAGATCACTGGCGAGCCCGTCGCCGCCGAACCGGCCGGGACCGCTCAGGTGACCCTCGTCCCCTACTTCCTGTGGGGCAACCGCAGGCCCGAGGCCATGCGCGTCTGGGTTCGGGCCCAGTGA
- a CDS encoding NAD(P)/FAD-dependent oxidoreductase, producing MTKRLTCDVVVVGAGMTGAACALYAARAGLRVALVDRGPVAGGTTGAGEGNLLVSDKEPGPELELALHSVRLWAELAAEPGMGDAVEYERKGGVVVATAPEGLAALEELAVEQRAAGVEAIPVDPGELRSLEPHLAPGLPGAVHYPQDAQVMPSMAAAHLVRAARAAGARLHTGWTVTGVLRAADGSVRGVRTDQGDIHAPALVNAAGTWGGEVAALAGVRLPVLPRRGFVLVTEPLPRMVHHKVYAADYVADVASDSTALQTSPVVEGTAAGPILIGASRERVGFDRSFSLPVVRSLAADATRLFPFLEQVRAMRSYLGFRPYMPDHLPAIGPDPRVPGLFHACGHEGAGIGLAPGTGQLIAQVLTDKAPDLDLTPFRPDRFPESDRFPEEETE from the coding sequence GTGACTAAGCGACTGACCTGCGATGTTGTGGTCGTCGGGGCCGGGATGACGGGCGCTGCATGCGCCTTGTACGCGGCCCGCGCCGGCCTGAGAGTCGCCCTGGTGGACCGCGGCCCGGTGGCCGGAGGCACGACCGGCGCCGGCGAGGGGAACCTGCTGGTCTCCGACAAGGAACCGGGGCCCGAGCTCGAACTGGCCCTGCACTCCGTCCGGTTGTGGGCCGAGCTGGCCGCCGAGCCGGGGATGGGCGACGCCGTCGAGTACGAGCGCAAGGGCGGCGTCGTCGTGGCCACCGCGCCCGAAGGGCTCGCCGCCCTGGAGGAACTCGCGGTCGAGCAGCGCGCCGCAGGGGTCGAGGCGATACCCGTCGACCCCGGTGAACTCCGTTCTCTCGAGCCGCACTTGGCGCCAGGACTCCCCGGCGCGGTCCACTACCCGCAGGACGCGCAGGTGATGCCGTCCATGGCCGCCGCCCACCTGGTGCGCGCGGCACGGGCGGCCGGCGCCCGACTGCACACCGGCTGGACCGTCACCGGCGTACTGCGCGCCGCCGACGGCTCCGTCCGCGGCGTCCGTACCGACCAGGGGGACATCCATGCCCCGGCGCTGGTCAACGCCGCCGGCACCTGGGGCGGCGAAGTGGCCGCGCTCGCGGGGGTCCGCCTGCCCGTCCTGCCGCGGCGCGGCTTCGTCCTGGTCACCGAGCCGCTGCCGCGCATGGTCCACCACAAGGTGTACGCCGCCGACTACGTGGCCGACGTGGCCAGCGACTCCACGGCCCTGCAGACCTCGCCGGTGGTCGAGGGCACGGCGGCGGGACCGATCCTGATCGGCGCCAGCCGCGAACGCGTCGGCTTCGACCGGTCCTTCTCGCTCCCCGTCGTACGCTCCCTCGCGGCGGACGCGACCCGGCTTTTCCCCTTCCTGGAGCAAGTTCGCGCGATGCGCTCCTACTTGGGCTTCCGTCCCTACATGCCGGACCATCTGCCCGCGATCGGGCCCGATCCGCGCGTCCCCGGACTGTTCCACGCGTGCGGGCACGAGGGTGCGGGCATCGGACTCGCCCCGGGCACCGGGCAGTTGATCGCCCAGGTGCTCACCGACAAGGCGCCGGACCTGGACCTGACGCCGTTCCGCCCCGACCGCTTTCCCGAGTCCGACCGCTTTCCCGAGGAGGAGACAGAGTGA
- a CDS encoding (2Fe-2S)-binding protein, with protein sequence MRAVRARTPLDLTEARPGPAFTVTFDGREIEALPGQSVGAALWSAGVTSWRSTRGEGRPRGIFCGIGVCFDCLVTVDGHPNQRACLRPAEPGQVIRTQEGTGHDER encoded by the coding sequence GTGAGAGCCGTGAGAGCCCGTACGCCGCTGGACCTGACCGAGGCCCGTCCGGGCCCTGCCTTCACTGTCACCTTCGACGGCCGGGAGATCGAGGCCCTGCCCGGCCAGAGCGTCGGCGCGGCGCTCTGGTCGGCGGGCGTCACGTCCTGGCGGTCGACGCGGGGCGAGGGCAGGCCGCGTGGAATCTTCTGCGGCATCGGCGTCTGCTTCGACTGCCTGGTCACCGTCGACGGGCACCCCAACCAGCGGGCCTGTCTGCGCCCCGCCGAGCCCGGCCAGGTGATCCGTACCCAGGAAGGGACCGGCCACGATGAGCGCTGA
- a CDS encoding FAD/NAD(P)-dependent oxidoreductase, giving the protein MSADPRPVDTPAAPHPAAPHPADPRPVDPPAEPHLAIVGAGPAGLAAALAAAARGVRVTVIDSAAQAGGQFYRQPAQELGARRPQALHHQWRTWERLRDGLADHLAAGRVTHLTSHQVWFVERQSKIFTVHALTGPEQREPATVRADAVLLATGGYEKVLPFPGWTLPGVLTAGGAQAMLKSGLVLPGRTVVVAGTGPLLLPVAVGLAAAGARVAALVESADPKAFTSRAPRLAAHPDKLAEAAQYAAALLTHRIPVRAHHTVIAAHGTDRLEAVTVAALDADGRVRPGTERRIPCDTLAVGHGLLPHTDLAETLGCRVDDGGVSVDEGQRTDVPGVWAAGESTGIGGSTLSLAEGHIAGRSAAARLQGTEPDPASWAAAARTRDRLRRFFAAIDSVYAPPAHWTEQITDDTVVCRCEEVPAAAIREALDELGAGDVRTVKLLTRAGMGWCQGKMCGPAVAALAGGEQRPAKRPFACPVPLGVLARAGEQEAAAEH; this is encoded by the coding sequence ATGAGCGCTGACCCGCGCCCGGTTGACACGCCCGCCGCCCCGCATCCCGCCGCCCCGCATCCCGCTGACCCGCGTCCAGTTGACCCGCCCGCCGAGCCGCATCTCGCGATCGTCGGAGCGGGCCCCGCCGGCCTCGCCGCCGCACTGGCCGCCGCCGCCCGGGGCGTCCGCGTCACCGTGATCGACTCCGCGGCACAGGCGGGCGGACAGTTCTACCGGCAGCCCGCCCAGGAGCTCGGCGCGCGCCGCCCGCAGGCACTGCATCACCAGTGGCGGACCTGGGAGCGGCTGCGTGACGGACTGGCCGACCACCTCGCGGCCGGCCGCGTCACGCACCTGACGAGCCACCAAGTATGGTTTGTGGAACGGCAGTCGAAGATCTTCACCGTCCACGCGCTGACCGGCCCCGAGCAGCGGGAGCCGGCCACCGTGCGCGCCGACGCCGTACTCCTCGCCACCGGCGGTTACGAGAAGGTGCTGCCGTTCCCCGGCTGGACCCTGCCTGGCGTGCTCACCGCGGGCGGCGCCCAGGCCATGCTCAAGAGCGGCCTCGTGCTACCGGGGCGGACGGTGGTGGTGGCCGGGACCGGGCCGCTGCTGCTGCCCGTCGCCGTCGGCCTCGCCGCAGCGGGCGCCAGGGTCGCCGCACTCGTCGAGTCCGCCGATCCGAAGGCATTCACCTCGCGCGCGCCGCGGCTCGCCGCCCACCCGGACAAGCTGGCCGAGGCGGCACAGTACGCGGCGGCGCTGCTGACCCACCGGATCCCGGTCCGCGCGCACCACACCGTCATCGCGGCGCACGGGACGGACCGGTTGGAGGCCGTCACCGTCGCCGCGCTCGACGCCGACGGCCGGGTCAGGCCGGGCACCGAGCGGCGCATCCCCTGCGACACCCTCGCCGTCGGCCACGGACTGCTCCCGCACACGGATCTCGCCGAGACGCTCGGCTGCCGCGTCGACGACGGAGGCGTCTCGGTCGACGAGGGACAGCGCACCGACGTGCCCGGCGTCTGGGCCGCGGGCGAGAGCACCGGCATCGGAGGCTCGACGCTCTCCCTCGCCGAGGGACACATCGCAGGACGTTCGGCGGCCGCCCGGCTACAGGGGACGGAACCCGACCCGGCCAGCTGGGCGGCAGCCGCCCGCACCCGCGACCGGCTGCGCCGCTTCTTCGCCGCCATCGACTCCGTGTACGCCCCGCCCGCGCACTGGACCGAGCAGATCACCGACGACACGGTCGTCTGCCGCTGCGAGGAAGTGCCGGCGGCCGCGATCCGCGAGGCACTGGACGAGCTCGGCGCGGGCGATGTACGCACCGTGAAACTGCTGACCAGGGCCGGCATGGGCTGGTGCCAGGGCAAAATGTGCGGCCCGGCGGTGGCGGCCCTCGCCGGCGGCGAACAGCGGCCCGCGAAGCGGCCGTTCGCCTGCCCGGTACCACTGGGCGTGCTCGCACGGGCCGGGGAGCAGGAAGCGGCCGCAGAGCACTGA
- a CDS encoding GntR family transcriptional regulator — MAAQRTSAQTAGPALPTLGGTRSSYRERVVDALRAALIAGELRPGEVYSAPGLAARFGVSATPVREAMLDLAKEGLVDTVPNKGFRVTVVSDQQLDEYTHIRALIEIPTTVELATNADPAALEALRPVAQEIVAAAAAGDLITYVEADLRFHLELLALAGNAHLVQVVGDLRRRSRLYGLTSLVEEEKLQASAEEHLEILDALLARDEEAVRAVMTRHIGHIRSLWAE; from the coding sequence ATGGCCGCCCAGCGCACCAGCGCCCAAACCGCCGGTCCCGCTCTGCCCACCCTCGGGGGCACGCGGAGCAGCTACCGCGAACGTGTCGTCGACGCGCTGCGTGCCGCGCTGATCGCCGGCGAGCTGCGGCCGGGCGAGGTCTACTCCGCGCCCGGTCTCGCCGCCCGCTTCGGCGTCTCCGCGACGCCCGTGCGCGAGGCCATGCTCGACCTCGCCAAGGAGGGCCTGGTCGACACGGTGCCCAACAAGGGCTTCCGGGTCACCGTGGTGTCCGACCAGCAGCTGGACGAGTACACCCACATCCGTGCGCTGATAGAGATCCCCACCACGGTGGAGCTGGCCACGAACGCGGACCCCGCCGCCCTGGAAGCCCTGCGCCCCGTGGCCCAGGAGATCGTCGCCGCCGCTGCCGCCGGTGACCTCATCACGTACGTCGAGGCGGACCTGCGCTTCCACCTCGAACTGCTCGCCCTCGCGGGCAACGCCCACCTCGTCCAGGTCGTCGGCGATCTGCGCCGACGCTCCCGCCTGTACGGCCTCACCTCGCTCGTCGAGGAGGAGAAGCTTCAGGCCTCCGCCGAGGAACATCTCGAGATCCTCGACGCACTGCTCGCCCGCGACGAGGAGGCGGTCCGCGCGGTCATGACCCGGCACATCGGACACATCCGGAGCCTGTGGGCGGAATAG
- a CDS encoding GntR family transcriptional regulator, with protein MGHEPPPYQRVAADLRRRISAGEWGVGDRLPSRAQLAAHYSVGPNVLQKATERLIIEGILEGRSGSGTYVCRPRERRRMVRSRHRERRGGSPFRADMSELGQAGAWESNSQARTLAPDHIAQRLGISPGDLCVRTDYEFLADGRPVQTSASWEPMAITGQSPIVLPEMGPLAGRGVVERMRSIGVIIDNAVEIPRPGRATQAQANLLGISVGDLVLLIERTYYDTDGRPVETADIVVPDVRWEVAYEYGIERSDQ; from the coding sequence ATGGGGCACGAGCCGCCGCCGTACCAGCGCGTCGCCGCCGACCTGCGCCGCCGGATCTCAGCCGGAGAATGGGGAGTCGGTGACCGGCTACCCAGCCGCGCCCAGCTCGCCGCGCACTACTCCGTCGGCCCCAACGTCCTCCAAAAGGCCACGGAACGCCTGATCATCGAAGGCATCCTGGAAGGCCGCTCCGGGTCAGGCACGTACGTATGCCGCCCACGCGAGCGTCGCCGCATGGTGCGTTCGCGTCACCGCGAACGCCGCGGCGGCTCCCCCTTCCGCGCCGACATGAGCGAACTCGGACAAGCCGGCGCCTGGGAGTCCAACTCGCAGGCCCGAACTCTCGCCCCGGACCACATCGCCCAGCGTCTCGGCATCTCACCAGGGGACCTCTGTGTGCGAACGGACTATGAATTCCTCGCGGATGGCCGACCCGTACAGACCTCAGCGAGCTGGGAGCCCATGGCCATCACCGGCCAGAGCCCGATCGTGCTGCCCGAGATGGGCCCACTCGCCGGCCGCGGCGTTGTGGAGCGGATGCGGTCCATCGGCGTCATCATCGACAACGCCGTCGAGATCCCGCGCCCGGGGCGTGCCACCCAGGCCCAGGCGAACCTCCTGGGCATCAGCGTCGGCGACCTGGTCCTGCTGATCGAACGGACCTACTACGACACCGACGGCCGTCCCGTCGAAACGGCGGACATCGTCGTCCCCGACGTACGCTGGGAAGTCGCCTACGAGTACGGCATAGAACGGTCGGATCAGTAA